The Panicum hallii strain FIL2 chromosome 9, PHallii_v3.1, whole genome shotgun sequence genome has a window encoding:
- the LOC112875848 gene encoding F-box protein At5g07610-like isoform X1 produces the protein MDPSGSKKRASAAADLTDDLIVEILSRLPVKSICRFKCVSRHWHGLISHPEHRKTLPQTLSGFFYPRNLLNHEDAITEIPDFVGISRGEELPFLDPSLPFLPGYRWIRPEDSSGGLLLCNCWKENPRDEFNYVVCNPATDKWVVLPEAPDDLSSVSTIRLGFDPAISSHFHVFQLLEEDQYGYITGLNIYSSETGVWSHKENGWSDEVVPVDSRGVFMNEMLHLISYDVTILTVDTEGKTWRTIPLLESMGFENFCKGPVAFLGQSQGRLCYMNTRKHIASKISVWILEDYSAGRWIFKYNISTSQIFGEVDLMMELDYALIAIHPEANVIFFVWKCEDLLMSYDMDRGKVCVICSLTENMYRAFLPYLPYIPFYHGLADQD, from the coding sequence ATGGATCCATCCGGCTCCAAGAAGagggccagcgccgccgccgacctcaCCGACGACCTCATCGTCGAGATCCTGTCGCGGCTGCCGGTCAAATCGATCTGCCGATTCAAGTGCGTCTCCCGCCACTGGCACGGTCTCATCTCCCACCCGGAGCACCGCAAGACGCTCCCTCAGACACTCTCCGGTTTCTTCTACCCTCGCAACCTGCTCAACCACGAGGACGCTATAACAGAAATTCCCGATTTCGTTGGCATCTCGAGGGGCGAAGAGCTGCCATTTCTTGACCCGTCGTTGCCCTTCTTGCCCGGCTACAGGTGGATCCGTCCCGAggactccagcggtggccttctCCTCTGCAACTGCTGGAAGGAGAACCCCAGAGATGAGTTCAATTACGTGGTGTGCAACCCCGCCACTGATAAATGGGTAGTCCTGCCTGAGGCCCCTGACGATCTTAGCTCCGTATCCACAATCCGTTTGGGTTTTGACCCAGCCATTTCCTCTCACTTCCATGTGTTCCAGCTCCTAGAGGAAGATCAATACGGATATATCACTGGCCTGAATATTTACTCGTCGGAAACTGGTGTGTGGAGTCACAAGGAAAATGGTTGGAGCGATGAGGTTGTGCCGGTCGATTCAAGAGGTGTCTTTATGAATGAAATGCTCCATTTGATCTCCTATGATGTCACGATACTGACAGTGGACACAGAAGGGAAGACATGGAGGACCATTCCTTTGCTGGAAAGTATGGGTTTTGAAAATTTCTGTAAGGGTCCCGTTGCTTTTCTTGGTCAATCACAAGGGCGCTTGTGCTATATGAATACTAGGAAACATATCGCTTCTAAGATATCAGTCTGGATTCTTGAAGACTACAGTGCTGGTCGATGGATCTTTAAGTACAACATCAGCACTTCCCAAATTTTTGGAGAGGTGGATCTCATGATGGAGCTAGATTATGCTTTGATCGCAATCCATCCAGAAGCCAATGTGATTTTCTTTGTTTGGAAATGTGAGGATCTTTTAATGTCATATGACATGGATCGTGGGAAAGTTTGTGTTATATGTAGTCTCACAGAGAATATGTATAGGGCATTTCTTCCCTATCTCCCATATATTCCTTTTTATCATGGACTGGCTGATCAAGACTAG
- the LOC112876204 gene encoding uncharacterized protein LOC112876204 has protein sequence MAATASTAAAMAMATISPTTPIPTAPFPSLPLGFRLRPQPLLLSASRRLLLLPVPRASSWDESAPEEEGDAEESEESAAAGDEEDEDEKPRPEPVSSAEFQFAAPPEGYVEPAAFDELPPESPEDVAAAYESLYGPAFSGETVLGNNVFEVKVVDPIDMDREQRPNDDFSERVVQVNRVTKVVKGGRQLSYRAIVVVGDMKGHVGVGVGKAKEVTEAITKAAMNGRRNLVTVPLTKYCTFPHRADADFGAARVMLRPACPGSGVIAGGAVRVVLEMAGVENALGKQLRSKNPLNNARATIKATQMMRQFKDVSEERGIPMEELWK, from the exons ATGGCGGCCAccgccagcaccgccgccgccatggccatGGCCACCATCTCCCCCACCACCCCCATCCCAACCGCACCCTTCCCATCCCTCCCTCTGGGCTTCCGCCTCCGCCCCCAAccgctcctcctctccgcctcccggcgcctcctcctcctccccgtccCCAGGGCCTCCTCCTGGGACGAATCCGCCCCCGAGGAGGAAGGCGATGCGGAGGAGTCCGAggaatccgccgccgccggggacgaggaggacgaggacgagAAGCCGCGGCCGGAGCCGGTGTCCTCGGCCGAGTTCCAGTTCGCGGCGCCCCCCGAGGGGTACGTGGAGCCCGCGGCGTTCGACGAGCTCCCGCCGGAGTCCCCCGAGGACGTGGCCGCGGCGTACGAGTCGCTCTACGGGCCGGCATTCAGCGGCGAGACCGTGCTGGGGAACAACGTCTTCGAGGTCAAGGTGGTCGACCCCATCGACATGGACCGGGAGCAGCGCCCCAACGACGACTTCAGCGAGCGCGTCGTGCAGGTCAACCGCGTCACCAAGGTCGTCAAGGGAGGGAGGCAGCTCTCCTACCGCGCCATCGTCGTCGTGGGCGACATGAAGGGGCACGTCGGCGTCGGCGTGGGCAAGGCCAAGGAGGTCACCGAGGCCATCACCAAGGCTGCCATGAACGGTCGCCGCAATCTTGTCACAGTGCCGCTCACCAAGTACTGCACCTTCCCGCACAG AGCTGATGCGGACTTTGGAGCAGCCAGAGTTATGCTGAGGCCTGCTTGCCCTGGATCTGGTGTCATTGCTGGTGGAGCTGTGAGGGTCGTGCTGGAGATGGCTGGGGTTGAAAATGCTCTGGGGAAGCAGCTGCGGAGCAAGAACCCCCTGAACAATGCGAGAGCTACCATCAAGGCGACGCAGATGATGAGGCAGTTCAAAGACGTCTCAGAGGAGCGGGGGATCCCAATGGAGGAGCTATGGAAATGA
- the LOC112873550 gene encoding uncharacterized protein LOC112873550, whose amino-acid sequence MATLSSPPAARLAPLLRLHRLNPKPSLLRLHLLLPQMGRAAPSPHRAMSSVPSLRLSSWDSADDPLDFSAVAGAVFFPLRRRAAKRNRAPSPEFVEVRAAAGKRAGGAAEGAKRKRAPSPDIVEVPADADRRVSGAVEGMRRKRSLSPEVVEVPAAADKRAVGAAEGEEKARAAKKGNSNSHLDKKTVKVMTYNVWFHEDLELIRRMNAIGALIQHHSPDLIGFQEVTPDIYLLFEKSDWWQAYKCSLSHEEAMERPYYCMQMSKLPVESFNCKPFSNSHMGRELCTADVIVGGLIKLVLATSHLESPCPGPPTWDQMFSKERVAQANESLRILGAFRNVIFCGDMNWDDKGDGPFPLPDGWIDAWAELKPGENGWTYDTKANAMLSGNRKLQKRLDRFVCKLSDFKVDSIEMIGKEAIPGITYIKEKKVRQEIRQLVLPVLPSDHFGLVLTISSV is encoded by the exons ATGGCCACACTCTCCTCGCCTCCGGCGGCTCGTCTCGCTCCTCTGctccgcctccaccgcctcAACCCCAAaccctccctcctccgcctccacctcctcctcccccaGATGGGAAGAGCCGCCCCCTCGCCCCATCGGGCCATGTCCTCCGTTCCCAGCCTCCGTCTGTCGTCGTGGGACAGCGCCGACGACCCGCTGGATTTCAGCGCGGTCGCCGGCGCCGTGTTCTTCCCgctccggcggcgcgcggcgaagCGGAATcgcgcgccgtcgccggagTTCGTCGAggtgcgcgccgccgcgggcaagCGGGCCGGCGGTGCGGCGGAGGGGGCGAAGCGGAagcgcgcgccgtcgccggaTATCGTCGAGGTGCCGGCCGACGCGGACAGGCGGGTCAGCGGCGCGGTGGAGGGGATGAGGCGGAAGCGCTCGCTGTCGCCGGAGGTCGTCGAGGTGCCTGCCGCCGCGGACAAGCGGGCCGTTGGTGCGGcggagggagaggagaaggcGCGCGCCGCCAAGAAAG GAAATTCAAATAGTCATTTGGATAAGAAGACTGTCAAAGTAATGACATACAATGTCTGGTTCCATGAGGATTTGGAACTGATTAGAAGGATGAATGCTATTGGAGCTCTTATTCAGCATCACAGCCCAGACCTTATAGGCTTCCAG GAAGTTACTCCAGACATATATCTGCTTTTTGAAAAATCTGATTGGTGGCAAGCATACAAATGCTCATTGTCACATGAAGAGGCCATGGAAAGACCATATTACTGCATGCAG ATGAGCAAATTGCCTGTGGAGTCATTTAACTGCAAACCATTCTCTAACTCACATATGGGACGGGAGTTGTGCACAGCTGATGTCATTGTTGGAGGTTTGATCAAGTTGGTGTTGGCTACAAGCCACCTTGAGAGCCCATGCCCTGGCCCTCCTACCTGGGATCAGATGTTCAGCAAGGAAAGGGTAGCTCAGGCAAATGAATCTTTGAGAATTCTGGGAGCTTTCCGCAATGTAATATTCTGTGGAGACATGAACTGGGATGATAAAGGAGATGGACCTTTCCCGCTACCAGATGGGTGGATCGACGCTTGGGCTGAGTTGAAGCCAGGCGAAAATGGCTGGACTTACGACACGAAAGCAAACGCCATGCTATCAGGTAACCGCAAGCTGCAGAAGAGGCTTGACCGGTTTGTGTGCAAGCTGTCTGATTTCAAGGTCGACAGCATTGAGATGATTGGGAAGGAGGCGATACCGGGTATCACGTACATTAAGGAGAAGAAAGTCCGACAGGAGATCCGCCAACTGGTGCTACCTGTCTTGCCCAGCGACCACTTCGGGCTTGTTCTGACTATCAGCTCAGTCTGA
- the LOC112877405 gene encoding dirigent protein 1-like encodes MAASMPRVVVIASLVAALAMAAGPAAAAAAARGGRLIHLRFYMHDITGGPGQTAVQVVKGPGPAHPVMPGSYFGDTTVIDDALTESASATSRSLGRAQGTYTLASLREPVLSVSMTVALTGGAYNGSTIAVVGRDDVSATVRELAVVGGTGAFRRATGHVLWRTARMESRDHMVLELDVYATVPGASPPPPPRAGAVRQGDLNLINLD; translated from the coding sequence ATGGCCGCATCGATGCCTCGCGTCGTAGTCATCGCCTCTCTGGTGGCGGCCCTCGCCATGGCCGccggcccggcggcggcggcggcggcggcgcgcggcggccgcctcATCCACCTGCGCTTCTACATGCACGACATTACGGGCGGTCCCGGCCAGACGGCGGTGCAGGTCGTCAAGGGCCCGGGGCCGGCGCACCCCGTGATGCCGGGCTCCTACTTCGGCGACACCACGGTGATAGACGACGCCCTGACGGAGAGCGCCAGCGCGACGTCGCGGTCGCTCGGGCGCGCGCAGGGGACGTACACGCTGGCGTCCCTCAGGGAGCCCGTGCTGTCGGTGTCCATGACCGTGGCGCTCACGGGCGGGGCCTACAACGGCAGCACCATCGCCGTGGTTGGCCGGGACGACGTCTCGGCGACCGTCAGGGAGCTCGCGGTGGTCGGCGGCACCGGCGCGTTCCGGAGGGCCACGGGGCACGTGCTGTGGCGGACGGCCAGGATGGAGTCCAGGGACCACATGGTGCTGGAGCTCGACGTCTACGCCACCGTGCCGGGCgctagcccgccgccgcctccgcgcgccGGCGCCGTGCGTCAGGGGGACCTCAACCTCATCAACCTCGACTGA
- the LOC112873022 gene encoding glycine-rich cell wall structural protein 1-like — translation MHTPMASSTCCLAISVLLACSFLLPPTHARLLLADDTSNTVNDSKSFSIRAGSGEGGGRGFGVSIGHGGHDTSIGIGGGFGGGAGTARGGGASVGGGAGAGVGIDVGHGGVDVGIGGGGGGAVSAGSVQGGGGGGGGVGVHIGRGGVSVGTGGGGGGGVGGGNDGGGSGGGSGVGRSGNAVGSGGGYGNANGSSGGGAGSGVGSAGGAVGGGSGGGGGQG, via the coding sequence ATGCACACTCCAATGGCGAGCTCCACCTGCTGCCTGGCCATTTCAGTTTTGCTAGCGTGCTCCTTCCTTCTCCCTCCTACCCATGCTAGGCTTCTCCTCGCCGACGACACCAGCAACACCGTCAACGACAGCAAATCCTTTTCCATCAGAGCCGGCAGCGGGGAGGGTGGCGGCCGCGGTTTCGGCGTGAGCATCGGCCACGGCGGGCACGACACATCGATCGGCATCGGCGGCGGCTTCGGAGGCGGAGCCGGCACtgcccgtggcggcggcgcgagcgtGGGAGGCGGAGCGGGCGCTGGCGTCGGCATCGACGTAGGACACGGCGGGGTCGATGTTGGGatcggcgggggcggaggcggtgcGGTCAGCGCCGGCAGCGTgcaaggcggaggcggcggcggcggcggtgttggTGTGCACATAGGCCGTGGTGGAGTGAGTGTTGGcacgggcgggggcggcggcggcggtgtgggTGGCGGAAACGATGGCGGTGGTTCCGGTGGGGGTAGTGGTGTTGGACGTTCCGGCAACGCGGTCGGGAGCGGCGGAGGGTACGGAAACGCGAATGGTAGTAGCGGGGGTGGAGCTGGCAGTGGAGTTGGGTCAGCCGGCGGAGCTGTTGGCGGCGGCtctggaggtggcggtggccaAGGTTGA
- the LOC112875848 gene encoding F-box protein At5g07610-like isoform X2 codes for MDPSGSKKRASAAADLTDDLIVEILSRLPVKSICRFKCVSRHWHGLISHPEHRKTLPQTLSGFFYPRNLLNHEDAITEIPDFVGISRGEELPFLDPSLPFLPGYRWIRPEDSSGGLLLCNCWKENPRDEFNYVVCNPATDKWVVLPEAPDDLSSVSTIRLGFDPAISSHFHVFQLLEEDQYGYITGLNIYSSETGVWSHKENGWSDEVVPVDSRGVFMNEMLHLISYDVTILTVDTEGKTWRTIPLLESMGFENFCKGPVAFLGQSQGRLCYMNTRKHIASKISVWILEDYSAGRWIFKYNISTSQIFGEVDLMMELDYALIAIHPEANVIFFVWKFSGTGNIEVKTCMTWVRTQAIRSGY; via the exons ATGGATCCATCCGGCTCCAAGAAGagggccagcgccgccgccgacctcaCCGACGACCTCATCGTCGAGATCCTGTCGCGGCTGCCGGTCAAATCGATCTGCCGATTCAAGTGCGTCTCCCGCCACTGGCACGGTCTCATCTCCCACCCGGAGCACCGCAAGACGCTCCCTCAGACACTCTCCGGTTTCTTCTACCCTCGCAACCTGCTCAACCACGAGGACGCTATAACAGAAATTCCCGATTTCGTTGGCATCTCGAGGGGCGAAGAGCTGCCATTTCTTGACCCGTCGTTGCCCTTCTTGCCCGGCTACAGGTGGATCCGTCCCGAggactccagcggtggccttctCCTCTGCAACTGCTGGAAGGAGAACCCCAGAGATGAGTTCAATTACGTGGTGTGCAACCCCGCCACTGATAAATGGGTAGTCCTGCCTGAGGCCCCTGACGATCTTAGCTCCGTATCCACAATCCGTTTGGGTTTTGACCCAGCCATTTCCTCTCACTTCCATGTGTTCCAGCTCCTAGAGGAAGATCAATACGGATATATCACTGGCCTGAATATTTACTCGTCGGAAACTGGTGTGTGGAGTCACAAGGAAAATGGTTGGAGCGATGAGGTTGTGCCGGTCGATTCAAGAGGTGTCTTTATGAATGAAATGCTCCATTTGATCTCCTATGATGTCACGATACTGACAGTGGACACAGAAGGGAAGACATGGAGGACCATTCCTTTGCTGGAAAGTATGGGTTTTGAAAATTTCTGTAAGGGTCCCGTTGCTTTTCTTGGTCAATCACAAGGGCGCTTGTGCTATATGAATACTAGGAAACATATCGCTTCTAAGATATCAGTCTGGATTCTTGAAGACTACAGTGCTGGTCGATGGATCTTTAAGTACAACATCAGCACTTCCCAAATTTTTGGAGAGGTGGATCTCATGATGGAGCTAGATTATGCTTTGATCGCAATCCATCCAGAAGCCAATGTGATTTTCTTTGTTTGGAAAT TTTCAGGAACGGGGAACATTGAAGTGAAAACATGCATGACTTGGGTCAGGACACAGGCAATTCGGAGTGGATATTAA
- the LOC112876205 gene encoding auxin-responsive protein SAUR40-like translates to MAAVRGSVKGSPSPSRQVRALLPGDDGRVPRGYVPMVLVGDDVGDGEERRIMVRVEMLKEPCMAAVLEMAAQQFGYGQRGVLRIPGGAGRFQQMVGVACEAR, encoded by the coding sequence ATGGCGGCGGTTCGGGGATCGGTGAAGGGGAGCCCGAGTCCGTCGCGGCAGGTCCGCGCCTTGTTGCCCGGCGACGACGGGAGGGTCCCGAGAGGCTACGTCCCCatggtgctcgtcggcgacgacgTGGGAGACGGCGAGGAGCGGCGGATCATGGTGCGCGTCGAGATGCTCAAGGAGCCGTGCATGGCGGCCGTTCTGGAGATGGCCGCGCAGCAGTTCGGGTACGGCCAGCGAGGCGTGCTCAGGatccccggcggcgccggccggttCCAGCAGATGGTCGGCGTGGCGTGCGAAGCTAGATAG
- the LOC112873703 gene encoding ABC transporter G family member 50-like, with product MEFPGREASQSLPASSSALAANEHAPNPKEMELEMAAGGYRNGAPDGQEAGEDMLLDGGKLGALRRREFFDNLLKRVEDDNLRFLQRQKQRIDRVGVKLPAIEVTYENLCVEAESRYSGGSHLPTLWNSIKAFLSGLIMLFGVKSDKIKINILEGVSGVIKPCRLTLLLGPPGCGKSTLLRALAGQLDKSLKVTGDISYNGYRLEEFVPEKTAAYISQYDLHIPDITVRETLDFSAQCQGVGSRAEILEEVSKREKVAGIIPDHDINLYMKATAVAASEKSLQTDYILKIMGLDMCADTMVGDAMRRGISGGQKKRLTTAEMIVGPAKAFFMDEISNGLDSSTTFQIIKCFQQLAKINECTMLISLLQPTPEVFDLFDDLILMAEGKIIYHGPRNEAHNFFEGCGFRCPERKGMADFLQEVLSRKDQRQYWYGTDESYRYISSHQLSSMFRRYQKQRKLEEPSVPQRSTSGKKSLSFNKYSLPKLELFKACGAREALLIKRSMSVYAFKTVQLSTIAIITMFVFFRSHMTTDLTHAHYYMGALYYSIFIIILNGIPEISMQIARLPSFYKQKSYHFYPSWAYAIPASIMKVPISLLDSLIWICITYYGIGYTATASRFFCQFLIFSLLHQSVTSMYRFIAAHAQTHILSFFYSFVSLAFFLVFGGFILPKSSMPGWLSWGFWISPLTYAEISTAINEFLEPRWQKEIMQNKTIGNQILINHGLYYSWYFYWISVGALIGFIILFYIAFGLALAYRRPIKAYHGSIPRKFFAKVQEEEIDIQKESNDHANMTQEAKMAMPTMQLALTFRNLNYYVDTPPGMLKQGYSARRIQLLNSVTGAFRPGVLSALMGVSGAGKTTLLDVLAGRKTGGYTEGDIRIGGHTKVQETFVRILGYCEQVDIHSPQLTVEESVAYSAWLRLPSQVDEKTRSEFVDEVLKTVELDDIKDALVGRPGINGLSLEQRKRLTVAVELVSNPSVILMDEPTTGLDARSAAIVIRAVKNISETGRTVVCTIHQPSTEIFEAFDELILMKNGGKIIYSGPIGEQSCKVIEYFEKISGVPKIERNCNPATWIMDVTSVSMEFQLNIDFASAYQESPLHRDRQELVEQLSNPLPNSEKLCFSCRFPQNQWGQFKACLWKQNITYWRSPQYNLNRMVMTIVIALIFVVLYWRHAKILNNEQDLFNVLGAMYLGVIQLGVYNDQSIISFSTVGRIVMYREKFAGMYSSWAYSFAQAAIEIPYVFIQALLYTVIVYPTIGYYWTAYKLLWFFYTTFCSVLSYLYVGLLLVSVTPNVQVATIFGSFFNTFQTLFSGFILPAPQFPKWWIWLYYLTPTSWILNSLLTSQYGNIDKEVKVFGEAKTVAVFLNDYFGFHQDRLSIVAVVITAFPIVLIILYSLSVEKLNFQKR from the exons ATGGAGTTTCCTGGAAGAGAGGCGAGTCAATCCCTCCCAGCATCAAGTTCAGCTCTGGCTGCCAATGAACACGCCCCCAACCCCAAGGAGATGGAGCTGGAAATGGCGGCAGGAGGTTACAGGAACGGAGCTCCAGATGGCCAAGAAGCAGGCGAGGACATGTTGCTCGATGGCGGCAAGCTGGGCGCTCTCAGGAGGCGAGAGTTCTTCGACAATCTTCTCAAGCGCGTCGAGGACGACAACCTCCGTTTCCTGCAGCGACAGAAGCAAAGAATTGACAG GGTTGGTGTGAAGCTGCCAGCAATAGAGGTGACCTATGAAAATCTGTGTGTGGAAGCAGAGAGCAGATACTCCGGCGGGAGTCACCTGCCAACCCTATGGAACAGCATCAAGGCTTTCCTCTCA GGTCTCATCATGTTGTTCGGGGTAAAGTCAGATAAAATAAAGATAAATATTCTAGAAGGTGTGAGCGGAGTCATAAAACCCTGCAG ATTGACTCTTCTACTGGGACCTCCAGGATGTGGAAAAAGCACACTGTTGCGAGCTCTTGCTGGTCAACTCGATAAATCTTTGAAG GTTACAGGGGATATTTCTTACAATGGTTACCGACTTGAGGAATTTGTGCCTGAGAAAACAGCTGCTTATATTAGCCAATATGATTTGCACATACCTGATATAACAGTAAGGGAAACTTTAGATTTCTCTGCCCAGTGCCAAGGTGTTGGAAGTAGAGCTG AAATACTCGAGGAAGTGAGCAAAAGGGAGAAGGTGGCTGGGATAATACCCGATCATGACATCAATCTATACATGAAG GCGACCGCAGTTGCAGCTTCAGAGAAAAGCCTACAAACAGACTACATTTTGAAG ATCATGGGGCTAGACATGTGTGCAGACACTATGGTTGGGGATGCAATGAGAAGAGGAATATCAGGGGGTCAGAAGAAAAGACTAACAACAG CGGAAATGATCGTTGGACCAGCAAAAGCTTTTTTCATGGATGAAATATCCAATGGTTTGGATAGCTCCACTACTTTCCAAATAATCAAGTGCTTTCAACAACTGGCAAAGATCAATGAATGCACCATGCTTATTTCACTTCTTCAACCAACACCTGAGGTATTTGATCTATTTGATGACCTAATCCTAATGGCAGAAGGAAAGATTATCTATCATGGGCCTCGAAACGAAGCTCACAATTTTTTTGAGGGATGTGGCTTCAGATGCCCAGAGAGAAAAGGGATGGCGGACTTTCTCCAAGAG GTATTGTCCAGAAAGGACCAAAGGCAGTACTGGTATGGTACAGATGAATCTTACAGATACATTTCTTCTCATCAACTATCGAGCATGTTTAGAAGATATCAGAAACAGAGAAAATTAGAAGAGCCCTCTGTACCTCAGAGAAGCACATCGGGCAAGAAATCTTTATCATTTAATAAATATTCACTACCAAAACTGGAATTGTTCAAAGCGTGTGGCGCAAGGGAGGCACTCTTGATCAAAAGGAGTATGTCTGTTTATGCATTCAAAACTGTGCAG CTCTCCACTATTGCAATCATTACAATGTTTGTATTCTTTCGAAGTCATATGACAACAGATTTAACACATGCTCATTACTACATGGGAGCATTATATTATTCCATCTTCATCATTATTCTAAATGGCATACCAGAGATAAGCATGCAAATTGCTAGACTGCCAAGTTTCTATAAGCAAAAAAGCTATCATTTTTATCCTTCGTGGGCATATGCAATACCTGCGTCGATCATGAAGGTCCCTATCTCCTTACTAGACTCACTCATATGGATATGCATCACTTATTATGGTATTGGTTACACAGCTACAGCTTCCAG GTTCTTCTGCCAGTTTCTGATATTTTCTCTTCTCCATCAATCAGTAACATCAATGTATCGATTTATTGCTGCTCATGCTCAAACACATATTTTGAGTTTCTTCTACTCATTTGTATCCCTAGCATTCTTCCTAGTGTTTGGAGGCTTCATTCTTCCCAAAT CCTCTATGCCAGGATGGTTAAGCTGGGGATTTTGGATATCTCCATTGACCTATGCAGAAATCAGCACAGCCATAAATGAATTCCTTGAACCAAGATGGCAAAAG GAAATTATGCAAAATAAAACAATAGGAAACCAAATCTTGATTAACCATGGCCTCTACTACAGTTGGTATTTTTATTGGATATCTGTTGGAGCCCTTATTGGATTCATCATTTTGTTTTACATAGCTTTTGGACTAGCACTGGCTTATAGAAGGC CTATAAAAGCATATCATGGAAGCATTCCTAGGAAGTTCTTTGCTAAAGTACAGGAAGAAGAGATCGATATCCAAAAAGAATCTAATGATCATGCAAACATGACCCAAGAAG CAAAGATGGCTATGCCTACTATGCAACTTGCACTTACGTTCCGCAATCTCAACTACTATGTAGACACACCACCG GGAATGCTGAAACAAGGCTACTCGGCTAGAAGAATTCAACTATTAAACAGCGTCACCGGTGCATTCCGTCCTGGTGTTCTTTCTGCACTAATGGGTGTTAGTGGAGCTGGGAAGACAACTCTCCTAGATGTATTGGCAGGAAGGAAAACTGGAGGGTATACTGAAGGAGACATAAGAATAGGTGGACATACCAAGGTGCAAGAAACATTTGTCAGAATATTAGGTTATTGTGAGCAAGTTGACATACATTCTCCACAGCTTACAGTTGAAGAATCTGTAGCTTATTCAGCTTGGCTTCGCCTGCCTTCACAGGTTGATGAAAAAACAAGATCT GAATTTGTGGATGAAGTACTCAAAACTGTTGAGTTAGATGACATAAAAGATGCTTTAGTCGGGAGGCCAGGAATAAATGGATTATCCTTGGAGCAGAGGAAAAGATTAACAGTTGCAGTCGAACTGGTTTCAAACCCATCAGTCATATTAATGGATGAACCAACAACAGGATTAGATGCTAGATCAGCTGCAATTGTCATACGTGCGGTGAAAAATATTTCTGAAACAGGAAGGACAGTTGTATGTACAATCCATCAGCCTAGCACTGAAATTTTCGAGGCATTTGATGAG CTTATATTAATGAAAAATGGCGGGAAAATAATCTACAGTGGGCCAATAGGAGAGCAATCTTGCAAAGTGATTGAGTACTTTGAG AAAATTTCTGGTGTCCCAAAAATAGAGAGAAATTGCAACCCTGCTACATGGATAATGGATGTAACATCGGTGTCGATGGAGTTTCAACTCAACATAGACTTTGCAAGTGCCTACCAAGAATCGCCACTGCACAG GGATAGGCAAGAGCTTGTTGAGCAACTAAGCAACCCGCTACCAAATTCAGAAAAGCTATGTTTCTCTTGTCGTTTCCCGCAAAATCAATGGGGGCAATTTAAAGCTTGCTTATGGAAACAGAATATAACCTACTGGAGAAGCCCTCAATATAATCTAAATCGTATGGTGATGACAATAGTGATAGCCTTGATCTTCGTAGTATTGTACTGGAGGCATGCAAAGATATT AAACAATGAGCAGGATCTATTCAATGTTCTTGGTGCAATGTATCTGGGGGTTATACAACTTGGCGTTTACAATGATCAGTCAATTATATCATTCAGTACAGTGGGGCGCATTGTAATGTACCGTGAGAAATTTGCAGGAATGTACTCCTCCTGGGCATATTCATTTGCACAG GCTGCAATAGAGATTCCTTATGTATTTATCCAAGCGTTACTCTATACAGTCATCGTCTACCCAACAATTGGCTATTATTGGACAGCATACAAACTCCTATGGTTCTTCTACACCACCTTTTGCTCAGTTCTTTCCTATCTTTATGTTGGATTGCTGCTTGTTTCAGTAACCCCAAATGTTCAAGTAGCCACCATATTTGGATCATTTTTCAACACATTCCAGACACTATTCTCGGGATTCATTTTACCAGCACCT CAATTCCCAAAGTGGTGGATCTGGCTCTATTACCTTACCCCTACATCTTGGATACTCAATTCGCTATTGACCTCCCAGTACGGAAACATAGACAAAGAAGTCAAAGTATTTGGAGAAGCCAAAACTGTTGCTGTTTTCTTGAATGACTATTTTGGGTTTCATCAAGACAGGTTGAGCATAGTAGCTGTTGTTATCACTGCTTTCCCTATTGTATTGATTATCCTTTACTCTCTGTCAGTTGAAAAATTGAACTTCCAAAAGAGGTAA